The proteins below come from a single Vanessa tameamea isolate UH-Manoa-2023 chromosome 15, ilVanTame1 primary haplotype, whole genome shotgun sequence genomic window:
- the LOC113399038 gene encoding methylenetetrahydrofolate reductase (NADPH), whose protein sequence is YSFPVFITMLPKITELIKNVQDISYSFEVTPDIAEEELDNFDLEPLFFSITWHAQTHQCINLEIAPLKLANYLRSKGKNVLLHISCTNMRRDYVNMLLTTLQDKGICNLFIILGENFDPSRSDFKSSQELIIYVRERTGNYFCIGVAGFPNCDDKLSHLKDKVDSGADFILTQAFFEHKIYERYIIKCREVCINVPIVPGIFPFETKGELAGFTDLCKVRVTNNLIKKLENISGIEVVARLINDMLEQLHVKHFHIFTLNKLPRTAKLIGKINSNIK, encoded by the exons TACTCGTTTCCAGTATTCATAACTATGTTACCTAAAATAAcagaactaattaaaaatgttcaagACATATCTTATTCATTTGAAGTAACGCCAGACATAGCGGAAGAGGAATTAGACAACTTTGACTTGGAACCGTTGTTCTTTTCTATAACATGGCATGCTCAGACGCACCAGtgtataaatttagaaattgcCCCATTAAAGCTAGCCAATTATTTACGAAGTAAAGGCAAGAATGTATTATTGCATATCTCTTGTACTAATATGAGGAGAGATTATGTAAACATGTTATTGACGACTCTACAAGATAAAGGCATATGTaatctgtttattattttaggag AAAATTTTGATCCCAGCAGATCAGATTTTAAGAGTAGTCAAGAGCTGATTATATATGTCAGAGAACGCActggaaattatttttgtattggaGTTGCTGGATTTCCAAATTGCGATGACAAATTGTCGCATTTAAAGGACAAAGTTGACAGCGGagctgattttattttaacacaggcattttttgaacataaaatttatgaacgttacataattaaatgtaGAGAAGTATGTATTAATGTACCGATTGTACCTGGAATATTTCCTTTTGAGACAAAAGGAGAATTAGCTGGTTTTACGGACTTATGTAAAGTACGcgtaacaaacaatttaataaagaagCTTGAAAATATTTCTGGAATAGAAGTGGTTGCAAGATTAATTAACGATATGCTAGAACAACTTCATGTTAagcattttcatatatttactttaaataaattgccaAGAACGGCGAAGCTGATCGGTAAAATAAATTCGAACATTAAATAA